The sequence ATCTTCaacaaaatctctctctctgtctgtgTTTGAAAATGTGAGAAAGCTTTTACTCCTATTTGCAATCCCGGAAGAACATCCTTCTAAAagtatttgtttgttttcattttttttcatttaatttttttcttgtcttATTTTAGTTGGAAATTGATTCTCCATACCAAACCACTACTTCAGATACTATTTGTTTTCTTCCAGATTATATAATCTAGATGCAACAAGATATGTTAGATATACAAAATCTAGACAGGTTCAAATCATCTAATTATGCATACTAGACGATCACTTCacgtttcttttgtttttggtctagattatataatccaaataaaacataataatctAGTATACAGGAATCCGAATAAATCCAAATCAtttaggttatatatatatcagatgaCTCTTCACATATTGTTCATTTTCATATAGATTATATTATTCATAGATCCAAATCATCCAGGTTATATATAGCGGATGACTCTTTcacatatatttcattttaaaaaataagaccttatttttatttttattttgaaaaaaaaaaaactaagaccTTATTCTTACTATGTATAAAAGGCCATAAAAGGTATTTataacctttaaaaaaaaagatatttttaaaatattaaaaataagtaaaaatgtagtgtgattattaaatttaatagtgTGAATAGAACCAATACTAAGCATCtcttcaattttggaaaaaatcatTCATACCCtggaataatataaatttacccCTATTCCTTTTTAGAgttacattatttttaaatttattttgcttctttatttatttattttttttggcaataattaattagaagaccttaaaatcttttttctttatttttacctaaattttatttaaactatgtgatcactttttctttttttttttaaatgataattttaattacacaagtttttccaaataaattatatatttgataaatacctttagttaaatatatttgaagaattataatatatttagttgaatatatttgattattctaATACATTTAGTTAAATGTATTTGACAGATTGTCACTTAATCAAAAAagattatttgattaaaatcatcgtatagttttttttttttttaaattgaaaaactatcatatagtttaaataaaattaattaatcatacaattaacaaaactttcaactcttaaaattatttatgaattactgtccaaaaaataacttttgcaaaacaaacataaaaataaaaaaaagggcattTAAAAGGTAATTTCATTTTACGggcaatttaattttataaattaccaACCTATGGGTGTAAATGCACTTTAATACTCactatttttactttcttttcatttaagaGGGccgtaaaaaaaatttaacagtcGGTATCCCTTATTACCGTTTTCGTGAAAAACATATAGATCCATCAATAGGGTGATCACGCACTGCTCAAGCgacccaattttttattttttcccttatagtttcttataattttggaattttttttccaaaatcataaaaataataataataataaattaaaaaaatcacgCGATCCGAATTTGCATGTTGGGGGCAgcaattaacaaatttttttttagtctcCTAAGCGAAAACAAGATGAAAATAAAGGATACTAAAACGcttacaaaatgaaaataaaagatacTAAATTGCATTTGAGCATATTTTTCAGATAAAACATATAATCTGGTAGTGGATGCACTTAAATTCAGTAAATTTGTCAGTATCATTATATCTGCAACAATTGCAAGATTTCAAAATTTCAGAGTTTGATCCATAAGCAAGCCAAAATTACCACTAGAATGCAACAAAGTATCGAATTTCCGGCTTAGTTATCATCATTTCCCAGTCGAACAGTGCTAAGTTCCATTAATCTTGAACTAAATCTAATGATAATGAAGCATACTACAATCGTGAATGAAATGCAAAGGTTCCAATCTTTGGGCAGCAATCCAGCCATCTTCAGGAACCCTACTGTATCTTTCCGGGAAGATTGTCTTTAGCTTTCCATCACAAAAGACCTTATTTGCTGGGTTCTGCATGGCAGCATTACTTTGTCATTCCACCATACAAGTTTCGATGATAAGAATACACATTTCTAGAGAAACTTGatgaaacaaaaattttgaggCAACATTTCATGTAGTATCATCCATGGAAGTTCCTGTATCAGTGTCACGTAGAAAGGAATCTGAAACCTTAGTATTGCTGGCAAGAAAGCTTTTGGAAGGAGTAAAATTTTAGCAGAGTTACTTGACTCTATAGTAACCAATATAATTCTAAATGCCTATACAGGGATAACAGTGTGTTAGGATAATCCAACAGTAACCCAAGTTCGATCATACATGTCATAATCACTGCCATATCCATTTTGAGATGCCAATTCACACGTTAAGATAACCAAGCTAAAAGAAAAGTAAATACATAATCCATGCCAACGACATTTCCAATAAAGAATTTCGTTTACAgcaaaatcaaaagacaaaATGAAGTGAGTACTTGCTTTcgtagaaaaatataaataagaaagcAAGAAAGGAAAAGTAGAAATCTATGAAAGGTAAAAGACAAAATAAGATAgcttagaagaaaaaaaataataataataataccacgCAAAACAAGTACAAATGTCTAACCTACATGTACATTTATCAAGGGTTTGCTTGTTCACCATTCTCTCCTCTCATCTACCACAGTTTGTAGCTAGAACCAAGATTTATTCTCTTGTACCAAGCAATATTATAGACAGATATCTTAATTCTTTTACACTAACCAAAACTTAAGTATGCTTGGAGAAGCTGCACTTTATACATCATAACATCATGAAGGATTGAAAACTAATTCATtaagtaaaataaagaaagagagaggaacaGAGAGACCTAATGATTATAAAGCATGAAGAACTTGGAAATCCTAAATCTACAAATATCTGAATTCATTGACCCCAATCAAAACTTAAACATGcttttaatggtttttttacttttttcaccACATTTTTCTCGTTTTCTTCTGCTTATCACAATAAGAGCAAAAAACTTATCATCCTTTCTATAGTTCTACATTCATTATAACACATCAAACATTTGAAGAAGCTGCagtttataaatcataacatcATGTATGATCGAAAGCTAATTCATTAAGTAAGAGAGAGACCTGATTAGTATAATGTTTGATGAACTTGGAATCCTACAACCCTGTTGCCTATCGGCTTGCAAGCTCAGCAGCTCCAGCCAGACCTAAACTTTCTTGCCTCCTAGAACTCAGCCAAGAAACTGCTGCTTTACGTTTAGCCCTATGTTCCCACACAACACTCTGTGGTGTCCACTTCTGGACCAAACAAATAGAATCAGTATTCTTCCCTCCAAATTCGTTCCTCATCCTAGTAGAAATGAAACCAGGCTTTGCACCAGCAACTCCAATCCTTGGGAAACAAATAGACCCACCAAAAGAAGCCAAACTCCCTCTATTCTTGGCCTTCGAAGCCGAAAACGCAGACAAGAAAACATCCTTCACGCTGGTCTTTTGGCTTCCAATTCCAAAATCCGAAAGGGGACCCTTCACAAAACGCTTAACATTAGTCGGAACATTAGGAATACCGACGGTAATAGAAGAAGCAGCCAATCCTGGAGGTAAATAAGCCATTTTTCTCTGCTCCACAACCTTCCCGGGCATGGAAGCCAAGGAAAACAATCCACGGACAGTGGTCGTGGACGCTTCGACGAGTTTCCGAGCAGGAGTGAACTTTTCCAAAGAATTGGGTTTTCTCTGCCGCTGTGGTCGAACACCTTCAACCCATCGAACAGCCGCTATACGAGAAGACCGATTTGGGTCGTATTCTATACTCTCTACAATACCCAATGACGGATTGTTTCGTTTCATGTCCATTTTCCGAAGCAATCGCTTCGACCCACCTCCTCTGTGGA comes from Ziziphus jujuba cultivar Dongzao chromosome 6, ASM3175591v1 and encodes:
- the LOC107405406 gene encoding large ribosomal subunit protein uL2mz translates to MLGTKALMAAVSSGRRRRTGKVDELTKAISAKVKIKTPLLSKTKIAASGRSSSGRITIFHRGGGSKRLLRKMDMKRNNPSLGIVESIEYDPNRSSRIAAVRWVEGVRPQRQRKPNSLEKFTPARKLVEASTTTVRGLFSLASMPGKVVEQRKMAYLPPGLAASSITVGIPNVPTNVKRFVKGPLSDFGIGSQKTSVKDVFLSAFSASKAKNRGSLASFGGSICFPRIGVAGAKPGFISTRMRNEFGGKNTDSICLVQKWTPQSVVWEHRAKRKAAVSWLSSRRQESLGLAGAAELASR